AGTGAGTCAAGCAATCTTATCTAAGATAGGGCATGATGGTTTTCAACTTTGTCATCAGCCCCAAATCCCGGAGATCGTTAAAGGTGGTTGTGCACCAATATCTTCATGTGATCCTTCTGGAGAATTCACTGCAGACAGCAATGGAATGCACAGGCACACAATCACAGATGCTGCTTGGGAAGCCCTAAAGCAATCAATAGTTTACTTCAAAGGTCAGCCAATTGGGACTCTTGCTGCAATAGACAAGTCTCAGGCAGAACTCAACTATGACCAGGTTACCTTTCCCTTCCCAGTCGAACCATTGTTTCTTTCGTCCTTGTAGTTATGAACATTCCTTACTCTATTCTACTGTATTTTTTAGAGCAAAATTCTTGAATAGCGAACATTGATGCTTTTAGTTATTCTGTCTCTTGTGTAAAGCACCTACTGTGTGTCTCATGAAAAACACTTATAAATCTCCTTGTACCCTACATACATTATCATCAACAGTGCTGAAATTCTTCCCATATCCTGGAACAGGTTTTCATGAGGGATTTCGTTCCTAGTGCCTTGGCTTTCTTGATGAAAGGGGAACCAACGATAGTGAAGAATTTCCTGGTAGAGACTGCTCGCCTTCAATCAAGAGAGAAGATGGTTGATCTTTTTAAGCTTGGACAGGGTGTGATGCCAGCAAGCTTCAAGGTGCACCATTCCCACCCTACGAAGAAGACTGAAACTCTGCTTGCTGATTTTGGTGAAATTGCTATCGGGCGAGTTGCTCCTGTGGATTCTGGCCTATGGTGGATTTTTCTTCTTCGTGCTTACACCAAATATACTAGGGACAGTTCTCTGGCTGAAAGTCCTCACTGCCAAAGGGCCATGCGCCTTATTCTCAAGCTATGGCTCTCTGAAGGGTTTGATACATCTCCAGCATTACTTTGCGCTGATGGTTGCTCCATGATAGACCGCAGAATGGTAAGCCACTCATAGACACCACTACATAAATGTGTTTTGTTATTATTGTTCACATTATGTCTTGTGCCTGCCCGCTTACCATGAAAATTGAAATTGTCCCCTTATCCCATTAGTTTTATTACAAAGTAACTGTCCAGGCACATTCTTACAAATGCACTCTTGATCAAAATTGAAATTACATTAAGCTCATTAGGATTATGTGAGTGCTTATAAGGATATTCTATGTGTACAAATGAGATAAGGAATCTGAAATGCGATCAGTCTGAACATTAGGAATCATACATTACACAATAATGCAGTAGTTTTGAAAGTATGAGCATTGTGTAGTTATGAACAGCATACTGTCAGATAAGTGAATGCCATCAATCAAGTGTTGAAGAGATAAGGCGATTCGTTTTAGTCACGTATCACGGCTCTTATTGAGATTCGGACTGGAAACAAAGTTCACCTTAGATTGCATAATAATGTTGTACAAGGTCAAGTAAATAGCACGGATCATCTTATGAACTTTGGATGGGGAACTATCTGAATGTATACCTTAAGCATTCGTTCATGGCCATATTCTCTCTTGCTTATAGTAATTAAAATGCGTGCAGGGTATATACGGCTATCCGCTTGAAATCCAGGCACTCTTCTTCATGGCTCTGAGGTGCGCCTTGAGTTTGCTGAAAGACTCTAATGACGACTTTGTGTACCAAATAACAAAGAGGATCAAAGCTTTGAGCTACCATCTGCACAGTTACTACTGGCTCGACTTCCAAAGACTCAATGACATCTATCGCTACAAGACCGAAGAGTACTCGCAGACAGCTCTGAACAAGTTCAATGTGATCCCTGAATCGATCCCTGACTGGATATTTGACTTCATGCCTAGCCGTGGTGGCTACTTCATTGGAAATGTCAGCCCTGCAAGGATGGACTTCCGCTGGTTCTGCTTGGGCAACTTCATTGCGATCCTGTCATGTTTGGCAACTGGAGAACAAGCTGAGGCAATACTGGATCTCGTGGAGGAACGCTGGGAAGAGCTTATTGGAGAGATGCCCCTGAAGATCTGTTACCCTGCAATGGAAAACCAGGAATGGCAGATAGTCACTGGATGCGACCCAAAGAACACCAGATGGAGCTACCACAATGGAGGGTCGTGGCCAGGTAAGTCTGAAAATAGTTGGATTAACAACACATTATAGTTCAAATTTTGTGCTGGCTTGGGAGTAATATTGATCTGTTTTAGCTGGCTCTTCTGTCCAGCTTAGCTGTCAAGGATTGATTTATGGATGATTCCTTTGTGAACATTGTTTAAGTTACAATCTTGACACAGTAGCTCTTACAAAGTAAACTAATACCTGTCTGGCAATCATATTGTGTTTGAATGTAGCATAGTACTATCTGATTATGGTGATTTTTTAGGCATTTATCTTCAGTAAAGGGTTGTGTACAGTATCAGTATTTCCAGGAATCTGATTATGGCACCCTGCGCTATCATGCCCCCCCTAAAACACATGAATTTGTTTTACTTTTTCACCTTCGTGGTTACTGGTGTTGGACCTAAGGACACACATGCGTTAgttgttactccctccgttcggaattagttgtcacaaaaatggatgtatctacaactaaaatacatctagatacattcatttcttggacgagtaattccgaacggagggagtggtaTTCACTTCTTTTTTTGTAGGATAGTTAGTATTcacttttcttttctgctttataCCTGTGGTTAGTCTACTTACTGGTTCAGGACTTGAGGGCACACTTGTGTTGTGTGGTGGTATTTTACTTTTCTGTTTGGTTTTATACCTGTCCATGGTGTATATATGAATGTCCTGAAATCAAATAATCCTCATAGGAGACTGGTAGTTTGGCTCATATAGACGATCTTCTAGTGAACAGCTTCAGGTGTTTGATGCATGTCGCTGCCGTTTATTGCCAAATCTATGTTCACTCAGCATTACCTCCTTGGATCTGTGCCCATGCATTTTATGCTCTTCTGTCCATATACGTAGTATGTACTGCATTTCTTTATGCCAATGTGCTTACCCTCTGTTGTCCTGTGCAGTGCTGCTGTGGCTCCTGGTGGCGGTGAGCGTGAAGCTGGGGCGGCCCCACATCGCCCGCAACGCGGTGGAGCTGATGGAGAGGCGTCTGGCCAAGGACGACTTCCCCGAGTACTACGACGGCAAGACGGGGCGGTACATCGGGAAGCAGTCGCGCAAGTTCCAGACGTGGTCGGTGGCGGGCTACCTGGTGGCCAAGATGCTGCTGGACGACCCCTCCAACCTCCGCGCCGTCTCCCTGGAGGACGACGGCCACATCCGGGAGCCCGTCCTCAAGCGCAGCAACTCCTGCCCGGGCCTGCACATATCACACTGACACTACAGGTTTCGGCTCACTCGGTTCCGATGGCGAGGAGGTACATTACACTACGTACATACGAACGTCGCAACGAAGTTGGCGTACGTGACAGGTTCAGACGCATCTCTGCATAGATCCCTGTGTTGGGAGAGGAACTTGTTCTTTTCTTGGTCTCGCTGCTGTCACCGTTACTTACGGTAGAAAGGAACATTGGTAGGTAGGAACTGGTGATTTTGCTTGTGCATGCGCTGGTTCACCGGATGTCTAGGCCGGTGAAAGGAGTTTTTTGGTACGGTAGTAGCTCTGGTTTTTTCGCGTGCACAGATTTTGGGTGGAGATGGAACATGTTCGTTGAGCGTGGTTACTGATGGAATGATGGATGACGCTGAATGTTGATGGATGATCGATGATGGTACACCGTTGGCTTATTCTGTGTGTGGTCGTGGAAGTGTTGTTGTTTTGGAGATGGTGATAGTGATGTGTGAGTTACTCGCCATACCTGCTTGTTTTTTTGTTCCCTCTTTTGCGATCAGCCATACCTACTTGTTGATCAGTCCTTTTAGCCTTTTCGTATGTGGCTGcctgtttcttctttttcttctttctttttctgttctttttatttatatttttcgTTTTTAATTTTTTGTTAAATTCGTGGACATCTTAGTAGGGAATACCAAACGAAAAAAAAACCTCGTGAACCAATTTTTCAAAAGGAAAAAAGGCCGcaatttttttataaaaatttCATGGATTTAGAAATAAATTCAAATGTTTTCAAAAGAAGTTCACAAATTTTCAAAAGAAAAGTTCTCGGAATTTTGAAAGAAGTTGTAAAAATGAAAAGAGTTCGTGGATTTGAAAAAAGTCCACGGATTCAAAAAAAGTCCACGAGTTCTGTAAAAAGTTTCACGCATTAGATAAAAACGAAAAAAAGATAAGAAATTGGAATAAATTATTCACAAGAGGTGAGGTGGCGTGGTTGGTAAGGACAGTTTTTGCACCAAAAAGGGGAGGTTGCAAGTTCAAAACACCTTATGTGCACACCTTTTTTTAGCAGTGTAACAGAAAAAAGACATTTTAACATGCAAAAAAAATACAAATTCAttgaaaagttcatcaaatttagaaaaatttcattattttgaaaacaagttcatgaattcaaaagATTCGGAAAAAAGTTCACAGAAACGAAAAAAATTCATAAACTCAAGAAAAGTTCacgaaattaaaaaaaaagaaaaacggCACAAAAAAGCAAACAAGCTAGAATCTAGCACAAAAAAATGATCGTTATTAAAAATAGAATGAAAGAATAAACTATCACGAAGCGGATGTTTTCATGGATGGTTAGCGCGCTCGTACATTGCCTGTGAGGTGAGGGCTCGAAACGTCATGGCGCGCGTTTTTTGAAACGTTTTGCAGAAAAACGTAAAGAAAAAAGAGTatgatgggccggcccagtgcgCGTTGTGGTCAACATCGCTGCTGCTTGGCCCGCGAGCCAGACAAATCCCTGCCACGTCAGCGTTTTTATGTATCAAACCATGTCAAGGTTCGATTTAGACCGGGATTGCATAGTTCAGGGTGCAATCGACCGGGATTTCAACTTAAGGGTTCGTTTCACCAAACCTCTACGAGTTTAGGGTTTTAAATGGACGTTTTCCTGGGCCAAGCGTTGCCTGCATGCTCGCGATTGGTTAAGTAGGTGGGTGAGCCCCGGTTTCTGTATCGACTAATGAGACAACTGGCAAACGTGAGcgaggctcctcctcctccaagtatCCAATCCCCTTCCCTTCCTCTCCTGATCCTCTCAAccactcctccttcccctagatCTGATCCAGAGAGAGAGCTGAGGTAGATCGGGCCTGTTACATCTGGTATCAGAGGTCAGACGATCTGGAGACAGCCTACCCCCGACCGCGCTACGCCACCAAGCAGGCGCTGAAGACGGCGGCGATGGAGGAGCAGCTCGCCGCGCTCGTCAAGTCCGTCCACGAGAGTCGCGTGGCCAACAACGCCCGGCTGGATGCGATCCAGACCTCCATCGACCTCTGGCGCCCAGCGGTGACGAGCCTGCAGAACCAAACCGACGAGCTCCGCACACAAGTGGGGCGCATCGCCCTCCACCCCGTGTTGGCGGAATCGACGGGTCCTGCGGCGGATTTCACCGGAGCCGCGGGGGATCCGGGTCGATCTGAAGCCGATCCGGTGGGGCTCAAGACGGGCGTGCAGAACACCAGCAACCCTGAGCACCACGGGCCAAGCGGCCACGGCGACGTCGAGAATTCCGGGGGTCTGGCTTATGGGGTAGTCACCACCCAGTTGCCGCCTCCGGCCAACAGTATGTTTCCAACTGATCCTGCCTCTAGATCTCTTGCCCTGAGTTCTGTAGGTCAGTATAGAGAGTATGAGGCATGCACACATCATACCCCAGCGAGTTGTCCCTGCCTAAATTGGATTTTCCATCGTTTGATGGGGATAATCCACAATTTTGGCGGACCCGCTATGAGAAGTATTTTGATGTTTACGGGGTTCAGCCAGAATTTTGAGTCCGGGTAGCTACCTTGCATTTTATGGGAAACGCTGCTCGCTGGCTTCAATTACAGGAGGCTAAGAGTTGAAATCTAACTTGGGAGGAATTGTGCACAGCTCTCTGTGGGAAATTTGGCAGAGAACAGTACCAAGTGTACCTGCGTCAATTTCGAACTCTCAAACAAACTGGCACAGTTAGCGAGTACATGCATCAATTTGAACAAATCATGCATCAGTTGTTAGTGCATAACCCTGCATTTGATCATGTTTTCTTCACTACACAATTTTTAGAAGGGCTCAGGCAAGAGATTCGTATAGGCGTTGTTCTTCACCAACCAAAGGACTTGGACTCCGCTTTTTCCCTGGCTTCTTTGCAGGAAGAATTGATGGACGCCATGCTTCGCCGCGATCCAAGGTGATACGAAGCTCCCCAAAACCGGCAACAACCTCGCCCACTTCTGGCGGGCGGGGCACCACTGGGTCGCCCCATTCCCATGGTGCAACCGGCAGCAGCGGAGGATTGCCGGGGAGTGGAAGCAGCGCACCCACCAGAGCGACTGGCACGGGGGGACGATCGTGTAGCAGCGTTGAGAAACTACAGGCGTGCCCGGGGCTTGTGTTTTAAATGTGGGGAAAGGTGGGGGCAAGGGcatctgtgacgcccggataattaagctacagtgaacccctgctaatgatgccacgtcatctCGGTTACTGTCGATAAACGCGCGTTAGTTTAAAACAGATTCAAATTTAATTTGAATTAAaatcaaacaataaaagttttcagcTGTCAAATCTAAAATGTTCAAAAGGTGAAAAATAATGCATAAAGAATTATGATGAAGAACCCATATTTAAATAAAATATTTACTAGTATGATTTGAACAGTAGCAAAACAACTATTTAAACGCctttagtattttataaaatactaaattgttttatatcgGGGTAAAACGTTTTAAGGTAGTGGGTTATTCTGAAACATTATTCTAGGAGCTATCATCATATTTTACTAAACCAAAATAAAATTAAACCAGTAAAAGGAAAATAAGGAAAAGTAAATTGAAAAGtaaaaagcaaagtaaaaaaaaggaaagagaacacacacaccccccccccacgttgggccaaccggcccagctacCTAACCAACTGGCTGGCCCAGCCACGGCCTATATGGCCTATCCTCCCCGACCATAACTCCACCTACCCCCACTCCCCCCGATCACCCCACTCGTCCCCCTATCCCTCTCGCTCGGTTCCCCtcccccccgatctggatcgggggcgcACGCCGCTCGCCACCGACACCGTCGCCGGACCGCTCCGCCGTCGCCAACGCcacctcgccggactgcctcccgtCTCCGATGCCGTcgtccccgacctcctcctcAAGCCCCACTGCCCTTTCCCTACGGCCACAGTGagcccccctctcctcctctaTCCCTCGCACGGCACGGCGCGCCGTCGCGGTCGCCACAGCGCCCGCCCACTACCGCTGTTGCCTTCCCTTGCCGCTCGCTCGCACCTCCGCTGCTTGCCGCGGCCTGCTGCGGCTGCTGCCATTGCCGCCGCTGCTTGCTAGTGCTGCCGCCGCCGCTAGCAAAGGCCGAAGCCCCGCATCCCCCTGAGCGAGTTCGCCCCTTGCACGCCCGCGCTGCAGCAACCCTGCTCGCCTGCGTGCCCGGCGCTCGCGCCCATCGGGCGCCTCCATTGCCCGCCTCACGCGCCTCCACTCGTCGCTCCCCGGACCGCCTCCCCGTTTCTGTCTCGCAGCGGCCCTGCTGCTGCCCGCAGCGCCGGCGCGCAGCCCAGGCCCCCTGCGCCGCTGCTGCCGCTCGTCGTGGTTGCCGCCGGCGCCCAGCGCCCGTCCCTCCCCTGTCGACCTGGGCGGGTACCCAGCGCCCGCTCCAGGCGCCTGCTAGCCAACCCACTAAGGCCCCTagggccaatgacatgtggggcccaaccctggaacgttttaaaaaaagaattaaaaaaataataataaaaataattaaaatatcaattaattaattaaagaaattaattaacttaattaattttgattaattaaactaaacaactaattaatcatgattagttagtctagtcaatgacgaacgggacccacacgtcagtttgaccagtcaacacccctgttgactgctgacgtcatgctgacgtcagcatgcactgttctggataatgttgaattaagttaattaaataaattctaaaaatgatttaaaactttagaaaatcatataaaataaaccgtagctcagatgaaaaaactttgtacatgaaagttgctcagaacgatgagacgaatccgaatacgcagcccgttcgtctgccacacgcccctagcatagcaaacatgcaacttttccctccggttcatctgtccgaaaacgcgaaacaccggggatactttcccggatgtttcccccttcgttggtatcacctcctaccgcgttagggcacacctagcaccgcgcattgtcatgtcatgcatcgtcatgcatatgtttgcattatatttattgtttcttccccctcttctctcgttagacaccgagaccgacgccgctgctacccagtatgactacggtgttgacaacccatccttcttgctagagcaaccaggcaagccctcccttgatcaccagatatcgcctattcttctttatactgcttgcattagaatagtttagcatgttactgctttctgttaatcctattctgctgcatagcctgtctttgccactactgttgttacctttacctgcaatcctacatgcttagtataggatgctagtattccatctatggccctacattcttgtccatctGCTGTGTTATACTATCAGGtcgtgatcacttgggaggtgatcacgggttttatactatatactttatacatgatacgtgtggtgactaaagtcgggtcagctcgtggagcacccgcgagtgattcacggattgggggctaaaaggacctttgtcccgatggacctctgggtggatctttgtggcggagcgacagggcaggttgagactgcctaggtgagaggtgggcctggccgtGGTCGGTGTCCGcagttacatcaattaacacgcttaacgagatcttggtatttgatctgagtttggccatttggtctatacgcactaaccaactacatgggaaagatatgggcactcgacgtcgtggtatcagccgaagccttcatgacgtcagcgactgagcggcgcgcgccagattggaccgcgtaacgtgacttcctttgtaatggaggttgctaggtctgcttccggccgcactcgcaacgtgcaggcgtgcaatgggcgatgggcccagacccctgcgccataggatttagaccggcgtgctgacctctctgttgtgcctaggtagggttgcgacgtgttgatcttccgaggccgggcatgacccaggaaagtgtgtccgaccaaatgggatcaagcgtgttgggttatgtggtgcacccctgcagggaagtttatctattcgaatagccgtgtccctcggtaaaaggacgacccagagttgtacctcgaccttatgacaactagaactggatacttaataaaacacacccttccaagtgccagatataacccggtgatcgctctctaacagggcgacgaggaggggatcgccgggtagggctatgctatgcgatgctacttggtgaacttaccatctactctcttctacatgctgcaagatggaggtggccagaagcgtagtcttcgacaggattagctaccccctcttattctggcattctgcagttcagtccaccgatatggccctttacacgtatacccatgcatatgtagtgtagctccttgcttgcgagtactttggatgagtactcacggttgcttttctccctctttcccccctttcccttctacttggttgtcgcaaccagatgctggagcccaggagccagacgccaccgtcgacgtcGATTCCTTCT
The sequence above is a segment of the Aegilops tauschii subsp. strangulata cultivar AL8/78 chromosome 6, Aet v6.0, whole genome shotgun sequence genome. Coding sequences within it:
- the LOC109762596 gene encoding probable alkaline/neutral invertase F, whose product is MVLSSTIAPQSKVTELTDDTKYDSLNLEQKKKAWPMERHRSAEVSQAILSKIGHDGFQLCHQPQIPEIVKGGCAPISSCDPSGEFTADSNGMHRHTITDAAWEALKQSIVYFKGQPIGTLAAIDKSQAELNYDQVFMRDFVPSALAFLMKGEPTIVKNFLVETARLQSREKMVDLFKLGQGVMPASFKVHHSHPTKKTETLLADFGEIAIGRVAPVDSGLWWIFLLRAYTKYTRDSSLAESPHCQRAMRLILKLWLSEGFDTSPALLCADGCSMIDRRMGIYGYPLEIQALFFMALRCALSLLKDSNDDFVYQITKRIKALSYHLHSYYWLDFQRLNDIYRYKTEEYSQTALNKFNVIPESIPDWIFDFMPSRGGYFIGNVSPARMDFRWFCLGNFIAILSCLATGEQAEAILDLVEERWEELIGEMPLKICYPAMENQEWQIVTGCDPKNTRWSYHNGGSWPVLLWLLVAVSVKLGRPHIARNAVELMERRLAKDDFPEYYDGKTGRYIGKQSRKFQTWSVAGYLVAKMLLDDPSNLRAVSLEDDGHIREPVLKRSNSCPGLHISH